The Balaenoptera acutorostrata chromosome 11, mBalAcu1.1, whole genome shotgun sequence genome segment TAGCTGCTAATATTTCCCCCTTTAAATTTCCAGGTGATTTTCCAGTTCTGAACTTTTTTTCCTGACACCTTGCATGGGTGGTAAGTCTATAGACTCCTCTGCTGTTTTTGGCCGTAagagatgggggggtggggttggggagcaTGCTAGGCCAGAAAGGTACAAAATTGCAAATTCTACCCTTTCCAGGGCGAGTTTTTTGAGCATATATGCTTTTCCATCTACTGTCTTATTCTGTATGCTTTCCAGTGtcgttttcatatttttatcaaGTTTTTATAGTTCCCATGGCATAAACTTCAggtctttttctttgatttttatcctGACAGTCAATTAAGTTATATACAGTAGCAGACTTTACGGTAAGATGTTAGATGGAAGAGTTTTACATCATAGCCCATCAAACAAGTTAAGTGGAATCAAATCTTAACCTCCCATGTTCTTCAAAGTTGTTGCTGTAgtttcagaccctttctcttttcaCAGTTTTACACTGATCAACTTCCCTTCTTTTGTTATATACATACTCATTTACTTTTTGGCTGGAAGTCTATCTTTTCACATCTAAGGATTTACTGAAGCAGTCTATGTACTTGGAAATTAATTAGGGGGCACCCCAAGATTGATTTCTAAAGAGGAAAGCTTAtgagtattaaataaataaagaaaatatataaataaaattatatacaaataaaattttatatgtaaataaaatttatatatatttaatttacatataaaattttatatgtatataaaattttattacatatatattcacacGCATTGCGTGTGTTTTAGGATTATGTATATGTTTCTGTACGATTGTTGCAATTTGTCAGTTAGTTTGTATCTGTGTTATTAAAATCTGGAACTATAAGGTACTACGGCTAACTCTAATATACTGATAGATCAATAACTACAGATGGTATAAAAGTAAGTGTTAGAAAGTTGAGAGTGTAACTGGACTATTTTCTGGCAACATGTCTGAAAGTAGGGGTTAGGAGTATGATTAGGAACAAACCTCCTCTGAACTTTTGACACCTTGGTTCACCAGCCGTTCATCCAAATGGGACAAAAGTGGCCTACAGCTGCAGCTCCAGGGAACAGTGAGGCAAACTTAGCTGCCCAGACCACTAAAATCATGTACGTCCGTATTTCTTGTGAGACAAATGATGTGTATACTTTCTATTACATTGAAAGTAAATTTTAGCAGAGATGTGTGGCCTGGTCAACATTTCCATACTCTAGAAGCCTGTTAGTGTTTAAACAAAAGATCATTCATTCTGGGTGGTGTTtaatctttccttcctctctcttccatcATTGTTAGTAAATAGAAATCAATAGTAGATATGTGTTTCTTTCCCACTCATGGGAGAGGTTATTCCTCCCCTCATGCCTTGGCTACAAaacacatgcatgtgtgtatgtggacgtgcgtgtgtgcacgcacacacacacacacacacacacacacacacactgtagaaGTCAGAAGTAGCAAGAGTCAGTTTTGCGTTTTATGTGTCTTTTCATACCtatatagtaataaaaatgcCTAATAAAGATGGTGGAAAATTGAGTgggaaaatgtatattaaaagagtttgggaaggataaaGTGCCTTCCTGCTGCTCTTTACCATTAGCAGAGATTTCATATTCAGATACaactaaaactttttaaatatattctttctatcttccttgaaatttttcataaataactcaaaaatattGGCAAAATGATATGGCTCCTTTCgaatattcctaggtattgtaaaGCACCAGGTAAATTAAGACACAGCAGGTAAGTGAAGTGCTTGGAGCAGAGTAAGTActtaatacatataaaacagGTTATCATTGGAACAAAGCCAATTTCTAgtaacaacaaaataataaatctgaTTATAGCAGGTTAAACTTACCATGTGCTAATAACTATGTTAAGTGTTCCTCTGCTCTCATTGTTTCaaaaattattgagcacctagaaTGTGCTAGACATATGTGGGATTTTGAGGTTAcagtaaagaccaaaataaaagaTAGAGTTTTTGATATTATGCAACTTACAGTTTAGCAGAGGAGAGAGACGTTAatctgagaatttttaaaatgtaaaaataaagctGTGGCCATTGCTACAAACAGGTAAGAAGAAGGTCATAATGTAAGAATGCATGAAAGGGGCACTTGGCCAGTTACTTTATTATCCATTCCTTTCTCAAGAAGGTATTTCTGAAATCTGACTGGGCACAAAAAGTATTGGTGGTTATGGAGATAAGTGACCTAGGCAGAGGGATGAACCAGTGCAAATGCCCTGTGGCAGTGTGGTCCAGGGGCCATACATTATTTGAGGGACTAAAAACTCAATGTACCTGGAAACCAGCCAGTAAGGAAAGGTGTGGtaggaaaaaaagatgaagaggtATAAAGTAAaccatattaataatttattttttattgaggtataattggcatacaacattatattatgttcaggtgtacaacataatgcttcaatatttgtatatatattgtgaaatgatcaccacaataagtctacttAACATCTGTTATCATACATAGGTACagaatttgttttcttgtgacaagaacttttaggatttactctctttgcaattttcaaatatgcaataactatttaatttttatcctaagaaaaatgagaaaccatgaaatgattttaataagggattaatatgataacattttcttttgtgCAATGAGCATTGGCTGCTGGGATGGGATAAATCCAATCAAAGAGGCACAGAGTGGAGGACTGGTCCATCAGTTAGCACGGTGACAGGTGAAGATGATGGtattgcttgtgggaatgtaagaaTGTGAATTGATTTGGCTCAGTGACAGATTGGATAGGGGAGGTGACAAGAGGGAGGTGGGTGGCATCAGTCAGTGGTTGGTAATGCTGTTCATGGGgaaagaaaacaatggaaataCATGAGGtgttggaggaagaagcagccaTGAACTCAGTTTTGGATACCTTGGTACAGCGAACCCTGAGGAAGCCTCTGGGTGTATCACTGATCTCTGATCTCCTCTGGTAACACATTACAGAGCTGTGACTAGCTCTCATGTCTGTGTATGAACTAGATTGGGACCTTCAAGGTTAAAGATAGTTTCTTAGCATATTAAACATAGATGTTTGATAGATGATggaagaaaaaggggaaagagtAAGGGGAGTGGGGGGTAGGCAAAGTCTTAGGAGAGAGCAAGTctgtgaaggaaaagaacaagtatATCAGGGTTGCATTTGCTTACATCTAACAGAAACCAGTCTACACTGGCTTAATAAAATCAGTGGTTATTATTCTCATATGTAGGTCTGGTGTGGCTGTGCAAGGAAATTATTAAGGACCTGATCTGCTTCTATCCTACTCCCTCAGCCTGCTTAGCATATGTGTCTTTTGTTCTCAAGTTTGCAAAATGGCTGCTTCTGCCCCAGGCATTGCATcttcttggggtgggggagggggattgaTGGGTGAAGAGGGAAGAATAGAGGGCAAaggataaaaatacaaagaaacaagtcACTTGAGGATTTGCCTTTTAAAGAATCACCCAGGAAGCCCCACCTGATTACATTTCATTCTTCAGATGGTATCACATGCCACCCATGCTTTGCAAAGAGGCTGAAGATCCTGCCCTTAACTAGGTTCATTGACAGCCCAAAGTTTGAGCTctgttagaaataaattaaacaagGAGTGGTAGAATGGGTACTGCATAGGCAACTAGCAGGgtctgaaaagttttttttttaaatttaatttattttttatacagcaggttcttattagttatatattttatacatattagtatatatatgtcaatcccaatctcccaattcatcccaccaccaccaaacctccaaccgctttccccccttggtgtccatatgtttgttctctacatctgtgtctctatttctgccttgcaaaccagttcatctgtaccatttttctagattctacctgtatgcgttagtatacgatatttgtttttctctttctgcaaagTATTAAGCAGCAGAAATTGTTTCCTCAATCCGTACCCTCGTTCCTTGATCAAACCATCATCAACGTACGCATTATGCATCAAATGCAAAATATGTACTTGGTAGTTTGTATTCACTGCTTAGTGTGACTTTAAGcaaattttcttcatctctcaGGGATTTTTGCTTTCCTAGCTATACTATAAATTGTGAAATTGAAGTGGTGTTGGGGGCTGTGATCAAGACTATTTTTTCCTCTGGTGAAAAATGTTCACACATACTCAAGAAAAGGCATGAGGACTTTCCTGGTTCCCCCAGCCTCCACCAGCTCTGATTTCCTGACATACACTCTCCCTGAAGCTCCTTGGATATAGCAGAATACATGAAATTTGATTGGCTTTCAATAAGAAACTGTTGACCAATTAATGGATAATTAATCTTGACTGTTTTTTAGGGTTACTTTGACATAGGTAAATTGGCATTCTTAATGTTATTCATTCAACGGTCACTGAAAAATATCCAGGGGGGAAGGGAAGTTTGCTGTGAAATTTAGGACCACTTGAGGAATTTAAGTGTGCTGTTACCCCTTAGCCAGTATAATTTCCATAGAGCAAATACCCAAAGAACATACTTTCAATCAGTCCTTTTTCACTCTCTGCTGTGTCTAGCTTGGATTCCAGCCAGACTCTGTCTCCCATCGTCAGCTGCAAGATGACATTTCCAGAAACATGCCTATAATTGTCCTTGGCCTGGGCTTCCTTCTCCAGGACTTGGGTGCCATTCTTCATGAGCCCTAACTTGATAGCATGCTGGAACAGCTCAATGTCAAAGCCAAAGTGGTACACGCCTGGGACGGTGCAGGTGAACACTCCAGTGGTAAGATTGAAGCGGTCCTGGTCCTTATGCAGGGCTTCCTTGAAGACAatgggctgggagggggctgggaggggatcACTCACCTTCACTGCAAAGGCAGATTTGGGGGGAGATGAACAATTCTTAATGTCTCCAGGAATCCCAGGAATTCTTCATGGTCCTGGAGGGCCTTGGGGTAAGGCCAAGGTAAACAGAAGGAGGATAGAGGAGATTTGAAGTTCATGCATTTCACAGTCCATAAATTTCTTTCCACACTACCCCCCCTACTAGCTTAACACTTGCCCTTCAAAGATCATCTTATGCATCACTTTTCCCAGGAAGTCTTTCCTCTCTGCCATTACAGTAGCAGAATCCAGTGTTTACTTTGATTGTAGCATTTGCTACACTGAATAGTAATCTCTCCCATTATGTACctattttgtttccttaattAGATGAAGAGCCAGTGCCCTACTTAATTTTGTTCCTAAAGCGCCATTATATGGTATCCAGTGTTGAGTTGATAAGCATAGTATATTTTTGGAAgcaatgattgaataaataattgtTTGAATTGCCCTTTCAATTCATTTCATAGGTGTGATCATGTTTTTATTATCACAAACACCAAGTAAGGATTACTCTTGGGAAACAATGACACAAGGAGATCTAGGAATTGTATTATTCCAGAGATAAAAGGGGCTGTTAGAGCAATGTCTCCCCAGCTGGACTGTGCATGAGAGTGTCTTAGCTAATAATGCAGTGACCACCTGAATTGGAATTTCAAGGGGATGAATCCAGGACCCTGAAAATTAAACAACGTCCACAGATGATTTTGATGCACAATCAGGTAGAGGAATCACTGATGCAGGATCAAATTGGTGAATAGTTTCCAGTGAGGATGAGATGGCAGAATAAGTTCTCAGAATTGAGGGAAAAGCTCCTAAAACCTTATTCTAAATTGTTTTCTACGATACCATTTTGCCCTTGAATTTGCAGGAAACTCACCAGTATTCCAGTGTTAATTATGGGTGAGCACAGAGTAATTATGCCACAGTAAAATGtataccaatttaaatgttatctgtggagaaagaaagaaatgaaattgagttatttgtagtgaggtggatggacctagaatctgtcatacagggtgaagtaagtcagaaagagaaaaacaaataccgtatgctaacacatatatatggaatctaaaatatatatatatatggttctgaagaacctaggggcaggacaggaataaagacacagacatagagaatggacttgaggacacggggagggggaagggtaagctgggacgaagtgagagagtggtatggacatatacacactaccaaatgtaaaatagatagctagtgggaagcagccgcatagcacagggagatcagctcagtgctttgtgtccacctagaggaatgggatagggagggtgggagggagatgcaagagggaggagatatggggatatatgtatatgtatagctgattcattttgttataaagcagaaactaacaaccattgtagagcaattatactccaatatagatgttaaaaaaaaaaatttcaaggaaTCTACAAAAGAAACTCCTAGCACTAATCAGTGAGTTATGcaaggttacaggatacaaggtcaacacacacaaaaatcaatcatatttctGTATACTAGCAGTGAACCAttggaaatagaaatgaaaaacacaataccatGTATTATGGCTCTGAAGAAATGAAATACTTGTGTAAAAGTCTAACAAGACATGTATAGGATATGTATGCTAAAAACTACaaccagcaatcccattcctgggtatttatcctagagaaatgaaaatgtatggtTCTGCAAAAACCTATGCATAAATGTTTCTAATAGTTTTATTTGTTATAGcaccaaactggaaacaaaccaaatggaCTTCAATGAGTGAATGGAGgaacaaactgtgatacatcatataatggaatactagtgaacaaccaaaaagaaaaaaattattgatattCAGAGCAGCTtcaatgtgttaaaaaaaattcagtctagTAAATTTGAAGATATAATTGGCTTTGTTAGGTGATTCCTGAATTGGGTAGCAGCCCATCTAGCAATTAGAAGGGTGCTCCAAGGAGAGGTACAAAGTAGAAGGTTTAGAAAGGAGAGTGGGGCAAGGAAGTCATTAGCAAAGGAATGGAAAGGGTTATTTTGGGCCAGGACATCTTTTGGGGGGGGAAGGAAATGGTGAGGACGTTATCATGCCAATTGACTCTTCTTCCTTTGGAGGATGGAGAGGGCCAACGTGACAGGTTACCTCATTGGTActgaccagaaaattccaaacTGGCTGATTAAGATTACATTTTTGAGGAAAGTTGAAACTACaattaggttaggtattaaaTCTAGGTTTGGTGTCATGGGCTTTAGTCCAAGTGATACCATTCTGAgtctgtgatttttctctttattagatGGATCTTAAGTTCATTATATTGAGTGAAAAGGTCAATCACAAAGTCACTCTACTATCCATCAGcagaagagtaaataaataaatggtggcaTATTCACAATGGAATACTGTCCATTTCCATTCAATGAAATAGTTCACTACTGTTACCACAGTGTGGATGGATTTCACAGGCATTATGATGAGTGAAAAAAGACTAGACACAAAAGattttatattggattatatCACTCATATAAAGTACAGGAATAGGCAAAGATAACTGATAAATGATGCTGAAAGTCAGAATAATAGATTCAATGCTGCAGATGTGGTTGTGGACCGGAAGGGCACAAAGGAGTCTTCTgggatgatagaaatgttctatgcATCAATCTGGATGGTGGGTCCATGTTTGTATGCATATAAAATTAATCAAGCTGTGTACTTCAGATTTCTGCATTTTACTATATTTAAgttataattcaataataaagaaacaaaacccaccaatatttttttaaaagtctggtcATCAGTAGTATGAAGTTGGCTTAGATTCTCACGTCAGTGTACAAAAAATGTGGTTACTTTTATCCTCCTGCTCCACCACGGAATATGGGGCTTTGATTTGATGCCTGCAGGATGGCTGTTGCAGCTGTAAGACGTGCATCTTCACTCTTCAGAGCAGAAATGGAGAAAGCAAAGGGCAGAGACCAAGGGCCAAAGACATAAGCcagttgagtcttttcccttttaaatACGACTCCTGCAAGTACCATGCGCTTACATCTCACCAGAAAGGATGGTGTTTCTTATGGCCACCCTGAATGTAATAGAAGGGGgtcaaattacattttttaaccGGGTTCGTTGAGGCAATGCAAACGAATTTAGCTAGAATAGAAATTGGTAGAAGAAGGGATATTGGGTAAGTAGCAGCCTGaagtaaattaataattaatctGAAAACTCTGAAGCCACAGAAATTCCCTCACCTCTATCACCCATCCAGTTATGCTTTCGGAGACCCATCTGATGAGGAGCGTCTTCATTTGGTCTTTTAAGCAAACTTGACATCTCTGCCAGAGATATTTACTTCTATATTTATATCCTTAATTCTCAGAATAGATTTGAGAGTTTGAGCAAGGTTTTTGTCCTCTGGGGgtgagggggcggggcaggcTTCAAAAAGGAGCTGAATGGGGGTTTTCCTGGTATATTTAACAACAACACGGCTGGGCAGCTTCCTAcctcactttttttccccacattttttaaaagattttttattggatgtggaccatttttttaaagtctttattgacttTGTcccaatattgcttctgttttatgttttcgttttggccaggaggcatgtgggaacttagctccccgaccagggatcgaacccgcaccccctgcattggaaggtgaagtcttaaccactggactgccagggatgcCCCTCCCCACATTTTTGCCACCTAGGATCTTGAATTTTGGGAATCACAAATAAGAAATTATTGACAAATTGATGAACCATGAGTCTTCATTGGTTTCAGCGATTGGTAATACATTCATTTTGTTCAACTTGGTCATTACTGATTTTGTGAGCTCTTCATCCTAGAAGAACTATGTGGAATGAGAGGAGTAGAAggcttcttttcttaaattcaGTGTTACATGAGGGACAGAATCATGCAGTTACCCCTAGCTGTCCTAATTTCCACTGAGCAGAAGCCCATAAAACACAGTGTGAGTagttcctttttcagattcttctttaTCCAGCTTAGACTCCAGCCAGACCCTGTCCCCTTTCTCCAGCTGCAAGATGGAACTTCCTGAAGCTTGCTCATGGCTGTCCTTGGCCTCTGCTCATTTGTCCCAGATCTGGATGCCATTCCACATGAGACTCACCTTGACAGCATTCTGAAACAACACAATGTCAAAGCCGAAGTGGTACACACCAGGGACACTGCAGGTGAACACTCCAGTGGCCAGGTCTAAGTGGCCCTGATGGTTGTACAGAACTTCCTGGAAGACAATGGGCTGGGAGGGTCCTGGGAGAGGCCCACTCAGCTTGACGGAAAAGGCAGATTGAGGTAGACATGGGCATTTCTCAACTGCTCCAGGCACCCCAGGTATACCTCTTGGTCCTGTTACACCTGGGGGTCCTAGATcccaaaataaacagaaagaagaatggtAGAATTTAAGGTTTTGTATTTTGCATAGTATTAATACATGAATTGCTTCTTCCTTCCTACCCTTCTTCTCACTGGTCAGAGCCTAGCTCAAGCATCACTACTTCCAGAAGGCTCTCTTGTCTCCTCCAGATTTGGAAAAGTTCTATCTCCTTGTACCACATCTGGTATTGATTGTTACCATAGGTATAAAGAATTACCACAAAGAATTGTAATCTCTCCCTTAAGTGACTGTCTCCTTATCCATACTGGGAACGAGGCATcttacttaattttctttctaaatgtcATACTCAGTATCAGTTGTAAAATTAGCACTCAAAATATGTTCAATAAGTGAATAATTGAGTGAATTAGTATATGAATGGATCTTCAGACATGTTCTGCCATGTCTTTACTATAAGGCTGAGTATTAAGGATCACTATTGGAAGTTACCCAGACAAATCCAGGGATCATACTATTGCCAGAACTAAATGGGAATTTGGAACAGTGGTATCCAAATGTGCCTGTTTATTAGAACCAGTTGTGGAACACCATCCCACCCCTGTTCCCCAGTTACTCAGGGCCAGTCTACACTGTGGGCCTTTAGAGGAATCTCTGAGGATGGAGACTAGGAACCTACACGTTTAACAAGTCTCTGAGTGATTCTGATGCTCAGCCAGATTTCAAAACCACTGCTTTAGAGGTTCAGTACAAGTATTCAAAGCTGATGGGATCTCTATGGGAGCTTAGCCCAGCATACCTCTCAGCAGATGACAAGAGAACAGGAAGTCAATGTATCTGCTGCCCACATGACTCTGGTATCACTGTATGAACCTCGGCTTACGCCTACACTGTATGACACCAATATGAGTGCTCTACACTAGTCTAGAGTCATAGTGCTCTACAATATGTCTCAATTTGGACTGTACATCCAGTGTGTCTAAAGAGATGTTTTAGCACACAGATTTCTTGGTGGTTGGAAGCCGTCTTAGTAGATGAATCCTATGACTCTTAAGAGTTCAGAAAAAGAGACCATGGTCATTTGTTACCAAGAAATGACTTACCTCAATGATCAATATTCTCATCAGATCACCTGGAAGATTTCACTGAATCTATGAACACTGCAGTCAAAGAGAAACTATGAGAGGCTAAGAGAgcaattgcatttttttcccaccTGCTAAACCAAGTAGCCCTGGAGGACCCCTGGGTCCTGGAGGTCCTTGGGGTCCACAAGGTTCATATAGCTGAGAATCTGCTGAAGATCTGACATCGGCCACAAGTAACAGGACAAATAAAGCTAAAATCCAGAAAcctgaagcagaagaaaaatgaatgaagtttCAAATAGTTTGGGAGATGGATCAGCCTCTCTTAAAGAGATTGTGCTATAAATTTTGTCAAGTTAGGGTTCACAGTTCCAAGAAATTGATGTTATTTTGGTCTTTAGTTCCATGAAATGCTACATGTATCAATGCTGTGACTCATACAGACAAGATTAGGAGGCATTTTGAATTGAGATGCTTTCGTGTCAAACAGCAAAATACAAGAAAATCAGCTAACTCATCCTATTTGAAACCAATGCTGCTTTTTCAATCTCATGTGAACCCCAGAGTTCCTCTCTCACGGACTCTGAGCCTCCTGCCATCTGTTTAGTAATGATCTTTAAATAATTGGTGTGATTAATCTTCT includes the following:
- the LOC103020635 gene encoding LOW QUALITY PROTEIN: protein HP-25 homolog 1-like (The sequence of the model RefSeq protein was modified relative to this genomic sequence to represent the inferred CDS: substituted 1 base at 1 genomic stop codon), producing the protein MPGQRGRACCMSIACFWILALFVLLLVADVRSSADSQLYEPCGPQGPPGPRGPPGLLGLAGPPGVTGPRGIPGVPGAVEKCPCLPQSAFSVKLSGPLPGPSQPIVFQEVLYNHQGHLDLATGVFTCSVPGVYHFGFDIVLFQNAVKVSLMWNGIQIWDKXAEAKDSHEQASGSSILQLEKGDRVWLESKLDKEESEKGTTHTVFYGLLLSGN